The Arachis duranensis cultivar V14167 chromosome 9, aradu.V14167.gnm2.J7QH, whole genome shotgun sequence genomic sequence agaaaagaaaaagaccaTTACCTAGAGGATGCTACTTTAGTAACCTCCTGAATTATGATCCTCCACAGCATGATGCCAACCAACCATAACCATAATCTTGACCAAAACCATATAATATAacccttttaaaaaataaccataGTATctgtattaaaattatataacacTAATCAAACACAACCAAGAAACCCTGATTAAGCCATATAAGGctcaaacttttttttatatcttctttctctctttcaatTCTGCTTCTACTGAAAGCTTGACCCAGGTGTGTATATTGCAAGATCAGACCAACCATGACCACCACCATTATTCCAATAGCTTGAATCACCATTATTCTGAATATCCAAACCCGGGTTTCGACCTGAATTCGGATTCGCGACCAATCCAGAACCCACATTCCCAATCCCACCACCAAATTCACCAATTTTCAGCTCTGACCCATTTGAATTTACACCCTCTAAAATCCCCCCAAAAGGTCCATCTGTTCCCAATAGTGAACTAAAGCTACCACCAATGTTCAACACCCTCTGATCTTGACCAACCGGGTCGGTGCAAGTCCGGGTCGAATAAGACCCGGAACAAATAACGCTATTATTACTATTAGTAGTAATAGAATTGGCTTgttgtgatgatgatgatgatgaagggcGTTTGATGGATGAATTTGAAGtggaagatgaagaagatgaagaagaacgTTTGTGGGTCTTTCTGGTTCCACCACCAACGGGTATGTTCCTCAAGGCGCCACCTTTGGTCCAATACCTTCTGCAATTCTTGCAGTAATGGCGTGGCTGAGAGAGGTTGTAGTTGTTGTAGTAACAGAACTTGGTGTTTGTGGATTCACACCTTGGACACTTtagttgttgttcttgttcTGGGAAGTGTGGTTGTTTCAACAAGGCTTGTTGGATTTGGAATACTGTTGTTGGATCTTGCATAATTGGGAATGTTCCAAAAAGTTGTATTTTTGTGTGATGATTTTGTTGGAAAATGAAATGGGGTTTTGGGATTGGATTGATTGAGCACAAAGCTGGAAACTTTGGAGGGTGAGGCCTTTTGGGAAGAGAAATATGAACTCAATCTATAATGCTTTAAAAGCAacacctttttctttgttttgtgtTGAAAATGAAATTTGGTTTGGACTAATTTGGAAACAAAGTTGTAACCTTTTAAGGGAAATGAGAAAGAAGCTATGAAGTGAAGGGATAATAAGTATGCAAAGATCTAGGAAATTGAGGTGTTGAGAAAAATGGGGTTGTTTGTTAATTTAGCTTTTGAAGATGTGAAACGGCAAAAAGTAGTAACCACTAAGGAGGAGAAGTTACAAAGAGGACAAAAAGGTGgaattctttctttctttctttctttgtttctttcacTTTCTGTTTTTGAGGCACTGAAATGGCGTTTTCAGCAGAAAAGAGCAAAATACATTAGAAGTTTCCTATCTAGAAGGAAAATTCCAAAGGAGAAAAAGCTAGATATATATGTTGATGGGAGAAAGTGCTAAATAGAAGAATGATTGGTTTTGAAAGTGTATGAATATGGTAGTGAGAATTGGAAGTGGAATGGGGAGAAAGAGTAGAGAAGAGGAGATTGGTCTGAAAATGTTGATGGAGATGGAATTGAAGAGGAAGCTCTTGAGTTTTTATCCGCGTGAGAGTGATGACAAGCTCAGACTTCAAATAGAAAACACATTTTGCTGccgttttattaattttgtaaataattgaataatgaattttaaaatttgattaagtaaaataaaaaattttttaatttatttttaaattttaatattaagataaTTATTCACATACTTAATGAATTAAATATTCAGTtattattaattgtgtatgaataaatcaaattaaaaaaataattatttaattaaaaataataatataatcatttatatatCTATTGAATTG encodes the following:
- the LOC107464209 gene encoding dof zinc finger protein DOF1.7-like; this encodes MQDPTTVFQIQQALLKQPHFPEQEQQLKCPRCESTNTKFCYYNNYNLSQPRHYCKNCRRYWTKGGALRNIPVGGGTRKTHKRSSSSSSSSTSNSSIKRPSSSSSSQQANSITTNSNNSVICSGSYSTRTCTDPVGQDQRVLNIGGSFSSLLGTDGPFGGILEGVNSNGSELKIGEFGGGIGNVGSGLVANPNSGRNPGLDIQNNGDSSYWNNGGGHGWSDLAIYTPGSSFQ